The Athene noctua chromosome 15, bAthNoc1.hap1.1, whole genome shotgun sequence genome contains a region encoding:
- the LOC141966579 gene encoding interleukin-9 receptor-like, which produces MGGDGWQLGLQLCVTAVLLFGEGRGREFPGSLSCLNNYETTVRCVWAAGEPVGDGPFHLQFTNLWSKGHNASCKLIARERMQNQYHCTIHLASQILETDGYRVSLQGNFFGRNHTYITFPEYNPRQHIKLDPPSNIQINVTASKCQIWWSVPWYLVDILQYELQYKEYSVSWEVALNKTPPSSLPQIEIEAAELRVDVAYIARVRCKVSENEDSYHSQWSEWSQTTLFQRAGVPKLSENILNTRTMQFLFIPLSFGTLLYLFWNCKLSSRAKSLSCFNIPTPAAFFQPLYNLHNGNFKDWVGPNEACSQLRREEARNSNKVTADGVSDLSTQELISQISLKPMESTNLVAAEDFVFASGPSQQYVPSRYVSAEEIEVRLGLLFAQNHADDTVGLKISEIIKANLESPSMGKNYPSHSQQGKGDFLILQEPLEVASVSFSSSDYCTLCDNGTTGGLIPAELLKLSSGNSLVKHPNDQSDLP; this is translated from the exons ATGGGAGGAGATGGGTGGCAGCTGGGCCTCCAGTTGTGTGTTACTGCTGTGCTGCTCTTTGgtgaaggaagagggagag AGTTCCCCGGCAGCCTGAGCTGCCTCAACAACTACGAGACTACCGTGAGGTGCGTGTGGGCAGCGGGGGAGCCCGTGGGAGACGGACCTTTCCACCTGCAGTTCACCAA CCTCTGGTCAAAGGGCCACAACGCCAGCTGCAAACTGATTGCCAGAGAGAGGATGCAGAATCAGTACCACTGCACAATCCATTTAGCCAGCCAGATCTTGGAAACAGACGGTTATAGAGTCTCTCTCCAAGGCAACTTCTTTGGACGTAATCACACGTACATTACTTTCCCAGAGTACAATCCCCGCCAGCACA taaaacttgaTCCACCTTCGAACATCCAGATCAACGTCACTGCCAGCAAGTGCCAGATCTGGTGGAGCGTGCCTTGGTACCTCGTTGATATTCTTCAGTATGAGCTGCAGTATAAGGAGTACAGCGTGTCCTGGGAG GTTGCATTGAACAAGACACCACCCAGTTCACTGCCGCAGATAGAAATTGAAGCCGCAGAGCTTCGCGTTGATGTTGCTTACATCGCACGAGTTCGCTGCAAAGTGTCTGAAAATGAGGATTCCTACCATAGTCAGTGGAGCGAGTGGAGCCAGACAACGCTGTTTCAAAGAGCAG GTGTACCAAAACTGTCTGAAAATATCCTAAATACCAGAACTATGCAGTTCTTGTTCATTCCTCTGAGTTTTGGCACTCTACTCTACTTATTTTGGAACTGCAAGCTTTCTTCAAG AGCAAAAAGCCTCTCCTGCTTTAACATCCCCACGCCAGCTGCTTTCTTTCAGCCACTCTATAATTTGCACAATGGAAATTTTAAG GACTGGGTTGGACCTAATGAGGCTTGTAGCCAGCTCAGACGAGAAGAGGCCAGGAACTCAAACAAAGTGACTGCAGATGGAGTTTCTGATCTAAGCACCCAAGAACTGATTTCCCAGATCTCCTTGAAACCTATGGAAAGCACAAATTTGGTTGCTGCAGAAGACTTTGTATTTGCCTCAGGTCCAAGCCAACAGTATGTCCCCAGCAGGTATGTAAGCGCAGAAGAGATAGAAGTGAGGCTGGGACTGCTGTTTGCACAAAACCATGCTGATGATACAGTTGGCCTGAAAATCTCTGAGATAATTAAAGCCAACCTTGAGAGCCCTAGCATGGGAAAGAATTACCCCTCTCACTCACAACAAGGAAAGGGTGACTTCCTTATACTTCAGGAACCTCTGGAGGTAGCAAGTGTGTCCTTCAGCAGTAGTGACTATTGTACCTTGTGTGACAATGGTACCACAGGAGGTTTGATTCCTGCGGAACTACTGAAGCTCTCCAGTGGTAACAGTCTTGTCAAACATCCGAATGATCAGAGTGACCTCCCCTGA